AGTAAAAGTGAGCCGGAGTATGTTTAAATTGGTAGCCTTCTTCATAAAGCTGCTTTGCGCGATGTAAAATTTTCGATAATATCACTTCGGCGCTTCTCGTTACAGGATGAAAATACACCTGCCAATACATTTGATATCGGCTCATAATGTAATCTTCTACAGCATGCATGCCGCTTTGTTTTATAACGACCTGATCATCTCTCGGCCTCATGACCCGGAGTATCCGTTCCATATCAAAGTGGCCGTAGCTGACGCCGGTATAATAGGCGTCGCGTTGAAGATAATCCATCCGGTCTGCGTCAATCTGGCTTGAAATGAGGCTGATTACCTGCTTGTTCTTATACGTTTTTTCGATCACTTCAGCAACGGCTTTAGGAAAATCTTCACCGACCCGCCTTAGCACCTGGTTGACCTCTGTGTCACCTAAAATGATTTCACGGGTGAAATTCTCATGGTCTAAATGAAACACTTTTTCAAATGAATGGGAGAATGGCCCATGGCCCAAATCATGAAGTAAGGCGGCACAAAGACATAAATCACGCTCACTGTTGTCCCATTCCGGCCTGCCTTTGAACACATCATCGACCATACGCCTGACAATTTCATATACGCCAAGAGAGTGGCCGAACCTGCTATGCTCTGCCCCGTGAAAGGTTAAATATGTGGTTCCGAGCTGCTTAATCCGTCTCAGTCTCTGAAACTCACGTGTGCCAATTAAATCCCATATCAGCTTGTCCCTTACATGCACATAGCGGTGAACAGGATCTTTAAATACCTTTTCTTCAGATAGTTTCTCTTTTTCATAAGCCATAAATCCGTCCACTTCTTTCCGAGATATGTTTTCTATTATAAACGGTCTTTTTTTTGAAAACATCCTTGAATTTGTTCCTTGTTTTTGTTTCGTAGGTCAAAAAGCCTGTCCCATGCATTTTGAGTGATAGTATTTTTTTATTTGATAATAAAAAGCCCGGCATCGGCCATGGCTTTTGATGAGTTTATCTCACTTTTCTTTTTACTTTTTCAATCAGCTGATCTTCATCTGGTGCAGCAACAGGCCGATTATTAACGAAAGCAAATGACTTTTTTCGTCCCGGTCCGCAGTAGGATTGACAGCCAATTTTTATATCAGAATCGGGATCAACTTCTTTCAGGCGCGGCAACAGCGTCTTCAGATTGGTAGCTTGGCAATCATCGCACACTCGAAATTCGTTACCCATTTCATACGCTTCCTTTCATACGATCTGCATTTTTTCATAGTTCTATACGCTATCCGTTATTTTACAAGGATTTAAGGATCCTTGCAAGCAGAGAATCAATTGCAAATCTTCATAAAACATTTGCTTTTTTCTCGATTTAAAGTCAGAATATACACATTATTCATGTGACGGAGGGAAAGTGAATGACTACAGCTTGGAATGCTTACATAAACGAAACGATTACTGTGAAGCCTTTGAAATCAGGACCTCTTGATGGTTTGACCTTTTCAGTGAAGGATGTATTTGATATTGAAAATTATACGTCAAGTGCCGGAAATCCGGATTGGCTGAAGACTCACCAGAAAGCTAAGAAGCATGCTGCGATTATAGAAACTATATTGCAAAACGGAGCCACATTAAAAGGAACGACTATAACCGATGAATTGATGTACAGCTTAAATGGAGAAAACCTCCACTACGGTACGCCTGTCAACCCGGCTGATTCCAAACGGATCCCCGGCGGTTCATCGAGTGGTTCTGCCGTAGCTGCAGGAGCAGGTCTTGCTGATTTCACCGTTGGGACAGATACAGGCGGAAGCATCCGCATACCCGGCAGCTACTGCGGTGTATACGGCTATCGGCCAACACACGGGCTTATCTCAACCGACGGGTTAATCCCGCTTGCTCCTACGTTTGATACGGCAGGAATTCTTTCTAAACGATTTGATGTGTTTGAAAAAGTGTGCCAGGTCCTTTTTGAAGAGGCGGACGACTTTTTGCAGGATGGGGATGAGGATTTTGAGAAAGCACTTCTCGTTCCTGATATTACAAGCCAGCTGGAATCGCAAACCCAGCTAGCTGTAAAAGACATTATCGATCAGATGGCGAAAACGGTACCGGATCAATCCGAAACTGTCCTGCATCCTAATGGACTGTCTCATCTGCGAGAAGCGTTCCGTCATTTACAAGGTCTTGAAATTTGGGAGATCCACGGAGAATGGATCAAACAAGAAAAACCTGAATTCGGCGAAGATATTGCCAGCCGCTTCGACTGGGCAAGCACCTTGGATAAAGAAATCAGAGAAAAATACAACAATGTCAGAAAAAGACTGCGCCAGCAAATGCAAGCCCTTCTCGGGAAAAACGGCGTGCTGATTATGCCGACGGCTCCGGGACCAGCCCCGCTTAGAAACGCGGTAGGCGAAGCATTAAATCAAACGCGAATGCAGACGCTTGAAATGACCTGTATTGCTGGATTAGCAGGACTTCCGCAAATCACTCTCCCTTGGGCTGAAGTAGACGGCTTACCAATTGGTATTTCCGTAATTGCAGCCCCTGATCAAGACCGCAAGCTGCTAAAGTGGATCCGGAAAACCGGCGATCAGCTGAACATGCTCTAGACTCTGGCGACGACGTTAGGGATAGCGCTGATGATCAGGCCGCTTGCGCTGATTGGCGCCAGGGGATCGATCGGGTGCTCGCTCTTCTATTGTCGCGAGTGGACAGTAGATTGAGAATTGAGGGTGCGGACGGGTTGTTTTGTGGGAATTGCACCGGTAACAATGATAATTGCACCATTGACCCGGGGAATTGCACTGATAACAGCAATATTTGCACCGTTGACCTTGGGAATTGCACCGGTTACAGGGATATTTGCACCGTTGTCCCCGGAATTGCACCTATAACAGCGATAATTGCACCGTTGACCTTGGGAATTGCACCGGTAACAACGATATTTGCACCGTTGCCCTTGGGAATTGCACCGGTTACAAGGATAATTGCGCCGTTGGACCAGGAATTGCACAGATAACAGCAATATTTGCACCGTTACCAAAGTTAATTGCACGACAAGCGATCTTGCAAACAAAAACAGCTTCGGGGCCCTACATTTCCATAGGGACCCGAGGCTGTTTGCTATTATTCCGCCATTTTTTCAAGATTTCCGTTACGGTCCATCTTAAATGTAGGGGAAGATGAATGGTCTTCTTCTTCAAATAAAACTAGCTTTCTTGCACGGTTCATGATTTTCACTAGTGTTTCATAATCCTCTTGAACTGTCACTTGATCCTTTTCAAGCTTTTTGACTTCGGCTTCCAGTTTTTCAATTTTAAGATGGAGTTCTTGATTTTCGTTTTTCAAGCGGTCATTTTCAAGCTGTAATGTTGTAGATTTTTGACCTTGATATCCTTTAAGAAAATCAATGACGTCACTCATTGTCAGCTCGTCTTGAGTCTTCACTTCAGGCTGAGCAGAGCCAGTTAATAGATGGGATAAACTAGCTAACTCTTCTTTAAAGCTCTCATCTACATAAGGCAAATGCTCTTCGGAAATTGCCGGAACCTTTTCTTTTTGTTCGTTCTCAAGCGGTTTCTTTTCTTCTGTCACCTGACCCGCAGCCGGCGGATTGTACAGAAGGCGTTTTTTCGCCTGCTGGCCTTTTCCCATAGCTCTCATTCTCTGTTTTCGTTGTTTTTTCGCGAGCGATAGTGCTTTTTCATATTGATGCCTTACGACAGCGTTCCAGCGGAAGCCGCAAGCTGCTGAGGTGCGGTTCAGCTTGTCGCCGACCTCCTCAAACGCATTCAGTTGTGTGCTGCCCTCTCTTACATGCCGCAGTACCGTTTCTGCTAACAATAGATCATTTTCTTCAGACCATGCATCCTGTCTTTGCTTTGTCATCTTTCTCAACCCCCATATTATTTGGTTGATATTAGAATTTCCAAATTGAGAAAGATTTATACAAGTTTGCTAATATAGTTGGCGTTTTCGTATTTAAACAGAATCGAAAGAAAGCCTATATAAAAGCCTTTTCGTTCCGGTCAACCATCCTTTTTAGATTTTTATTAAATTCCGTTTGTTCTTCTTCAGATAAAGGAGCAGAGTAAATTCTTTGGCTCAGGTCTTTCAATTGGGTAAGGAGCCTGAGCATTAAATCAGGAACTGTTATCTCTTGTCCGATTATTTCTGAAAGGGAGGCCATACTTTCCGGAACGATTTCAGGATAGGCAATCTTTACAGCATTCCTTTTATCTTTTAAAGCAGTCTCATAAAATTGTTTAATCAGCTCTGCTCGTTTGCTTCCGCTTTTATTTGCGCAGATATAGATTTGGACAGCAACTCCGCCCCGCATCCGGCGTTGGGAAATACCGGCGAATTTTCTGCCTCCGATACTTAAATCATAGCTTCCGGGACAGTACGAGCCAATGATTTCATATGCCTTTATTTCTACACCAAAGGAAGCGAGCATTCCGTCTATCAATTCAACCATCGCCCGATACCCGCTGTCGATATCAATCCCCTTTTTATTTTCCGGGAAAATTAACGAGATATTAAGTACGCCTTCATCTAAAACTACGGCGAGTCCGCCTGAATTTCTGACGATTACCCGGTAGCCTGCGTCCTCAAGAAGCTCGACCCCTTCTAACAAATAGGGCAGCTTCGTATCCTGGATTCCGAGGACAATGGTATCATGGTGAACCCATGAACGAGCAGTCGCAGGAGAGATACCTTTTCCAACGAATGTACATAGAGTATCATCGATGGCAAAGGATTCCTTAGCATCAAAATGAAAGCCCATTCCGGATTGGTCAATAATCCGCCACTCCGGCTGAATAAGTAATTCAATCGAATGATTCGACATCTATCAATAACCCTTTCCATACGATTTCAAACCGACATCATTATAGCATAAGCCATACAAAAATCCCGCAAACCATTGTTTGCAGGATTTTTATTAAAGGGTTTGAGCGGCTGTAATCAGCGCAAGGTTGTAAACATCCTGAGAGTCGCATCCGCGCGAAAGATCGTTCACAGGCTGATTGAGGCCTTGAAGGATCGGTCCGACAGCCTCGAAGTTTCCGAGACGCTGCGCAATTTTGTAGCCAATGTTGCCGGCCTCAAGGCTCGGGAATACAAAGACATTAGCGTCTCCTTTAATAATAGAGTCCGGAGCTTTTTTCTCAGCAACAGACGGGACAAATGCGGCATCGAACTGAAATTCTCCATCCAATGTCAAATCAGGTGCTTTTTCTTTCGCTATTTTTACTGCCTCTGCTACTTTTGTTGTTTCATCCGATTTTGCGGATCCTTTTGTTGAAAAGCTCAGCATGGCCACACGAGGATCGATATCGAACATTTTCGCTGTGTTTGCACTTTCCACTGCGATTTCTGCCAAATCGTCGCTGTTTGGGGCGATATTGATGGCACAGTCTGCAAAGACATATTGCTCATCGCCGCGAACCATAATGAAGACGCCGGACGTTTTTTTGATTCCTTCTTTTGTCTTTATGATTTGAAGTGCTGGGCGAACGGTATCAGCCGTTGAATGTGCTGCGCCGCTTACAAGTCCATCCGCAAGGCCTTTATAGACAAGCATCGTTCCAAAATAATTTTCATCTAAGAGGATTTTTCGCGCTTGCTCTTCCGTTACTTTGCCTTTACGGCGCTCAACGAATGATTGAACCAGCTCTTCCAATCCTTCGTATGTATGTGGATCATAAATATCAACGCCGTCTAACTTTAAATGTAAGCTATCAGCTTTTTTTGTAATTTCCTCTTTGTTTCCAACAACGATTGGTTGAAGAATACTTTTGCCTGCTAGCTGAATTGCAGCTGTTAATATCCGGTCGTCTGTTCCTTCCGGAAAAACAATTCGGACGTCTTTCCCTTTTACTTTTTCTTCAATGAGTGTAAATAAATCTGCCACTTTGTTACCTCCTTGGTAAGTACATAAGTTAAGGATACTATGCTTGCAAACAAATTCAAACATTCACTTTGTATTATAGCGCTTTCAAAACAATTTCTTATTTTTCAAATTAATTTAAGCAAAAGAATGCTGATTTTACTTTCACCTTTCTGACACAAAATATACCAAATCCGCCCAAGGTTTCATCTCCGAAGAATCGAACAAACTATGTTATAGTAAAGAAAATAACGAGTACATATTGTTTAGGAGTGAATATAATGAGTGAACAGCAAGCAAATGAAGCAGCAAAAACGTTGGACGGCTGGTATGCCTTGCATGATTTCCGCCTTATCGATTGGGCTTCCTTTAAGCTGTTGCCAGGAGATGAACGTGAAAAAATCATTCAAGAGTTTACTGGACTATTAAAAAAATGGGGAGCAGCAAGAGACCTCGAAAGCGGAGACAGCACTCTATACAGCATTGTCGGCCAAAAAGCTGATCTTATGCTGATGATTCTGCGGTCAACAATGGAAGAGCTTAATGAAATTGAGCTTGAATTTAATAAGTCAGCGATTGCCGAATATTTAATACCGGCGTACTCTTACGTTTCTGTCGTTGAACTAAGCAATTACTTGGCGGATGGAGAAGGCGATCCCTATCAAAACCCACATGTTCGGGCACGGCTTTATCCTAAATTGCCGGAATCAAAACACGTTTGCTTCTATCCAATGGATAAACGCAGACAGGGCAATGACAACTGGTACATGCTTTCAATGGACGAGCGGAAAAGTCTGATGAGAAGCCACGGAATGATTGGCCGCGGCTATGCAGGGAAAGTGAAGCAGATCATCACCGGATCCGTCGGTTTTGATGATTACGAATGGGGAGTCACTTTGTTTTCCGATGACGTCCTTCAATTTAAAAAGCTGGTCTACGAAATGAGATTTGATGAGGTAAGCGCGCGCTACGGCGAATTCGGATCATTTTTTGTCGGCAACTTGATTGATGCTGACAAGCTGCCTGCTTTCTTTTATGTTTAAAACATTTGCCAGAGCAAATGAAATATAATTATTTTCGTCTAAATATTGTTTCTCACTTTGGAATATGCTAGCATATAGCTACAAAAATTTATATTTGTACGGTGAAGGATCAATAGTACTAAAATCCTCTTCAACCAAGCGATCTAGGGATGGTGAAAGCCTAGAGAATGATTTTAGGAAAAGGCAATCCAGAGTATATCCTATATAAGGTGGATACAGTTTTTGTATCAATCAGGGTGGAACCGCGGGAATTTATCTCTCGTCCCTGGGCATGTCAGTGAAGTGCCCGGGGACGAGAGATTTTTTTATTATATAAACAACAGCCTAATTACAGGAGGAAACAAATATGTCAAAATCAATGGATCAAATCGTATCTCATTCCAAGCATCGCGGCTTTATTTTTCAAGGGTCTGAGATTTACGGCGGTCTTGCCAATACATGGGATTACGGTCCGCTTGGCGTCGAATTAAAAAATAATATTAAGAAAGCCTGGTGGAAAAAATTCGTTCAAGAATCCCCTTACAATGTGGGATTGGATGCGGCGATTTTAATGAACCCGAAAACGTGGGAAGCATCCGGCCACTTAGGTAACTTTAACGACCCGATGATAGATTGTAAAGACTGCAAAGCGCGTCATCGTGCGGATAAATTAATCGAAGAAAAGCTTCAAGAGAAAGACATTGAAATGATTGTCGACGGTCTTTCATTTGATGAGATGGCAAACCTTATCAAAGAGCACAACATTACATGTCCTGAATGCGGCTCTGCCAATTTCACAGAAATTCGCCAATTCAACTTAATGTTCAAAACCCACCAAGGGGTAACTGAAAACACGACAAACGAAATTTATCTTCGCCCTGAAACAGCTCAAGGGATTTTCGTTAACTTTAAAAATGTCCAACGTTCGATGCGTAAAAAGCTTCCATTTGGTATCGGCCAAATTGGCAAAAGTTTTCGTAACGAGATTACTCCAGGCAACTTTACATTCCGTACTCGTGAATTTGAACAAATGGAGCTCGAATTTTTCTGCAAACCGGGTACTGAGCTGGAATGGTTTACGTATTGGAAAGAAACGTGCAATAACTGGTTATTGTCACTCGGTCTAAAAGAAGAAAATATTCGCCTTCGCGACCATGAAGAGGATGAACTATCCCACTACAGTAACGCAACTTCAGACTTTGAATATAAGTTCCCATTCGGCTGGGGTGAGCTATGGGGGATTGCTTCACGTACTGATTACGATTTGAAAAAGCACATGGAGCATTCTGGTGAAGATTTTAACTATATAGACCAGGAAACGAACGAGCGCTACGTACCTTATTGCATCGAGCCAGCTTTAGGCGCTGACCGGGTAACATTGGCCTATATGATTGATGCGTATGAAGAAGAAACGTTAGAGGACGGCTCTTCACGGACGGTCATGCGGCTGCACCCGGCATTAGCACCATACAAGGCGGCGGTATTGCCACTATCGAAAAAGCTTTCAAACGAAGCCCGTGCAGTATTTGAAGATTTAGCTAAATACTTCATGATTGACTATGACGATGCAGGTTCCATCGGTAAACGGTACCGCCGTCATGACGAGATCGGTACACCTTTCTGTATTACATTTGATTTTGATTCATTAGAAGATCAACAAGTAACGATTCGCAATCGTGACACGATGGAACAAAAACGGGTTGCTATTAGTGATTTAAAAGCATTCATTGAAGAATCCGTTCAATTTTAATTTCATGAGGAGTGAAGCGAATGGAAACGAAAGATCAAGCGCAGCCGTATGGGGTGACGCCTTGGTTCAAGGTTTGGATCGCTCCTCGAAGCATCATCAGAGAATTTCTTGATTCTCCATTTCCAGAAAAAAACGCCAGACTGCTTGCAGCTCTAGCTGGCATCATTACATCAATAGAGCAGTTGGAAAAAGACAGTCTAACAGCATCGAACGTTATCATTAATATTATCGTTGGAGCAATTATGGGAATCATCGCCTTATATTTGTTTGGTTTTATACTAAGAGTGACAGGAAGTTGGTTTGGCGGTGAAGGGGACGCTGAAGATCTAAGAACGGCAGTTACGAGAGGGCAAAACGTACTGACAATCTTACTCGCTGTCTTTTGGATCCCCAAATTGCTGCTGTTTGGATTAGATGCATTCTCGAGTATGTTCTGGAGCATCGACATTACAAATATCCCCAAGATGATTCTATTCATTTTTGAGATCCCTTTATCGATATGGAGTTTTGTCGTTTTTGTATTAAGTGTTGCTGAAGCACATCGTTTTTCCGGATGGAGGAGCCTTGGAGCTTGCCTTATATCAGCCTTTTTCGTTCTCCTGCTGTTTCTGGTTATTTTATTACCATTCCTCGCTTTGTCTTTTTAAGCTTCCTCCGGGGAGCTTTTTTGTTTTACTGTCATTTAGTGCATATCCGTTCCCTTCACAACATAAGTTTGAATGGATGAAAGAATTTAGTCTTTATTTCTTGCCATCCATAAAAAACACTTACAAAATTAGTGATTTGAGGCAGAAGGCAAAAAGCAGCGTCGTCTATCTGTCTATGAAAAAGGAGGAAGGAAATTGAAGGGATTTCGAAATCAATTTTCACAATCTATGCAGCCAGGCTTTTCCCCTCAACAATTCGGGCAAAACCCTTATCCCCAAGGGCAGCAGGGGTTTCAACAGCCAGGGCAGCAGCAGGGCTTTCCTTATCCCCAAGGGCAGCAGGGACAACAGCAAGGACAGCAGCAAGGGCAACAACAAGGACAGCCGGGGCAGCAGCAAGATCAACAACAAGGACAGCCGGGGCAGCAGCAAGGCTTGCAGGTGCCTCCAATGCCGTCTGCACCAACACCATCCGGTCCGTCCGCTCCTGGACAGCTGCCGCTTGAAGAGTCTTACATTGAAAATATTCTCAGGCTTAACAGAGGAAAAATTGCCACAGTTTACATGACCTTTGAAAACAATAAAGAATGGAATGCAAAAGTATTTAAAGGGGAAATTGAGGCAGCAGGACGAGATCATATTATCCTTAGTGATCCAAAAACAGGAGTAAGGTATCTCCTCCTTACCGTATATCTCGATTATATTACTTTCGATGAACCTATCGCCTATGAATATCCATACAGTATGGCCAGCTATTCTCCTAGATAGGAAAACACCTTCCGCTTTCGAAGGTGTTTTTTTCTTACAAAAACTTCACAGCAGCTACTACGACAAGAACCCAGGCGATAATAAAGGACAATCCGCCTAGAGGGGTGATTGCACCGAGCACTGAAATTTGTGTAAGACTTAATACATACAAGCTCCCGGAAAACAGTACGATCCCTACAAACATGAGCCATCCCGCTGCAGTCAAGCTGGCCACACTGCCTATTTTGTCAAAAAGTAACGCAACAGCCAGAATACCTAACGCATGGTACATATGATATTTCACGCCTGTTTCCCATGTCTGAAGATATTTCTCAGGAATCCTGCCTTCAAGCCCGTGCGCGCCGAAAGCACCAAGCCCTACTGCGATCATGGCATTGATGGCTCCTATGATAATAAATACTTTCATATTAGTTTACCGCCCTTCTATTCAAAAAAGATCAATTTAATTTTAATGCTTTACTGGCCGATTCGTCTTCGTCAGACACAAGATTGTCGGTTTTTTGTTTAAAAATCAAATATAGAATCACCGTTTGCTTCATCATCTTTTTTCTCTTTTTTCTTCGTTTCTTCGTATTTTCGGCTTCCTTCCGCTCCCATTAATTGATGAAGCATCGATTCCGATTGATCACTTATTGCTGGTGCCTTTTTTTCTTGGACTTTTGGAATGTCCGATTGGCCGGACTCAAGAATAACGTCGCACAGCGATTTGATCACCGCGGCATGGAGCTTGATCTCCTCGTTCCCGTTGCTGTTTTTCGCCTTTTGGAGTTCCTCCTCCATTTTTTGAAGCAGGCCTGATATGTGAATATTCATGATTTGTTCCTCCGTAACATAAACTTTTCTCTTTATATTTTAACAAAAACGAACAGGTTTCACATAAGACGGTCTATTGCATTTTTTAAACAACGAATCCCTTGCTGAATTTCTTCGTTGTTTAAATGGCCGTAGCCAATGACAAGCTTTCCCTTATGGATTCCCCTCGTTATCGCATGCTGTTCAACAGAATAGAGCTTCACTCCGTCTTCTTCCATTTGGAGTAAATCATTTTCTGAAAAAGTCGCAAACGGAAAATCGGCAATGAAATGCAAGCCTGTCGAATGCCCGGAAATTTGAATATCCGCTGGAAAAGCTTCTTTTAATTTGTTAATGATCAAATCTCTTCTTTGTCGATACACTTTCTTCATTTTGCTTACATATCGGTCCATATGTCCCGCTGCCAAAAAACGCGCAAGTACCAGCTGTTCCGGAGCAGGTGTATGCAGATCGGAAAACCATTTGACGGATCGGCATTTTTCAACCAAATTGCTCGGAAGAATAATGTAGCCGATCCGCAGAGCCGGCGATAAAATTTTGCTGAACGATCCTATATAGATGACTCGATGTGGATCAAGCCTTTGCAGCGTGCTAAGAGGCGGCCCGTCATAACGGAATTCACTGTCGTAATCATCCTCTACAACATACGAATTGGTTTTCCTAGCAAACTGAAGCAATTCGATTCTTCTTTGGATGGAAAGAGTCCCGCCAAGCGGAAATTGATGGGAGGGTGTCACAAATGTAAATGCAGGGATTACGTTTTCGGGAAGCAAAGAGGTATCCAGTCCTTCTTCATCCACAGATACAGGGTAAAGATTACCGCCTGCATTTTTAAAGATTTGCTGAATATCATCTGTGATTGGATCCTCCAGCACTACCGGATCGTCTTCCCTCAGCAGCATTCTTCCTAC
This window of the Bacillus gobiensis genome carries:
- the pdxR gene encoding MocR-like pyridoxine biosynthesis transcription factor PdxR; translation: MIRQVYNEISGKILDGSLPAGEKLPSSRELAKAIHVSRNVVLEAYDLLMVEGFVFSKKGSVTYVAEGAFLKREYWEQPVSSPIHSVHKKEMIHFRSGIPDLRHFPRKIWARLSQAVWTEISDHTLGYGSPEGAEELRRELVSYLLKTRGVKCSKEQIVITSGATQALTIVGRMLLREDDPVVLEDPITDDIQQIFKNAGGNLYPVSVDEEGLDTSLLPENVIPAFTFVTPSHQFPLGGTLSIQRRIELLQFARKTNSYVVEDDYDSEFRYDGPPLSTLQRLDPHRVIYIGSFSKILSPALRIGYIILPSNLVEKCRSVKWFSDLHTPAPEQLVLARFLAAGHMDRYVSKMKKVYRQRRDLIINKLKEAFPADIQISGHSTGLHFIADFPFATFSENDLLQMEEDGVKLYSVEQHAITRGIHKGKLVIGYGHLNNEEIQQGIRCLKNAIDRLM